A window from Lepus europaeus isolate LE1 chromosome 20, mLepTim1.pri, whole genome shotgun sequence encodes these proteins:
- the ZNF804B gene encoding zinc finger protein 804B, with the protein MACYLVISSRHLRNGHYRGIKGVFRGPLCKNGSPSPDFAEKKSTAKALEDVKANFYCELCDKQYHKHQEFDNHINSYDHAHKQRLKELKQREFARNVASKSWKDEKKQEKALKRLHQLAELRQQSECVSGSGPAYKAPRVAIEKQLQQGIFPVKNGRKVSCVKSSLLLKGKNVPRSISDKQRSTVPNRHQLQTDRRCLFGNRVPQTPSDLSSANHRTGVSFSFSKKVHLKLESSASVFSENTEETQDCNKPPIYKAKQTVQKCKCCRFANEDPTQLSKEEITNISPSHLESVLHKSFSKSSEILQDKREPIDKTLGDSTGMAPPFSASNIHLSDVECSPSSREKETSNAWKNTPENHPDPPHPSNASSSPPSIYRHIDARIFDCLDEFSSLEPSDRKSVMHFNPKSRMENREKSLEETERISKNVQKLEREACPHDVTSKPLPFLHVQSKDGHTTLQWPTELLFFTKTKPCISYGCNPLYFDFKQSQNTKDGHDRDPEDFTTELGKEALEMKTKGEHQVSGLIKDRQKLIQEDNQSRKPKIMITNPGWENFQKEYNLGYNDYESGEGEHHFSAGNVELKYPEVPTHLDVSLRDCTGNNPSDDEVQEPPRTPWQSRGKVVLNDANENLSFPPYISRTKKHKLISCSSHSECEDKNHFTWNSSPLTTGGHSDHGQGFSVTLDSSHISLTSSVSGCGNQSYTRCSPTSSLSGRASPAGASWDSVSNLRSACASHGTHGDGRGNLLYFCRRNHRSVERHKRKHRKHNGLCLSAEISKSACLQSETKRDANCKLWESFKNKKYSRHRCYHCREKHRTGKMPPFSGPKSPRIIHCGLSSQVSYDADREELPNCQGPQQSRVGSYSRGKIHRLNKSRSQEPLANPHFCDLRKVKPKQCNSGNAHCLLRSYSIGPAETMESNTTEGDRTPLTAQSLLERIQAKKCREQSTHLEISPNSCMNESEAHSQISCAIQLLPSGCSRPALPLSEKTQCNSKRRNEKGSAVQRTTEKNKIKSLQPNNVTVLADNSCDHLSKGLIHLVAESQSLNGRKNPATKGQSKPSISEAQPLSQSCDPLPNNFPGACPTNRYTGVGDATETKEDQINLDLQDVSTQMHHGEGDINSYHDRTMQKHDKAEDGLEVCHKSLSPPLSQQPITFSPEEIDKYKLLQLQAQQHMQKQLWSKHLRVLPAAAPTAFSPASAVPTVPVHQHASITTIHHTFLQHFAVSASLSSHNSHLPIAHLHPLSQPHFTPISFSTLTPTIIPAHPAFIASHPLHLVTAAPFHPSHITLQPLPPAAFIPTLFGPHLNPATTSIIHLNPVIQPMFQGQELCHHSCSSQMQQLNGMKEALNVSAHLN; encoded by the coding sequence CGTTtctggaagtggaccagcatACAAAGCCCCCAGGGTAGCCATAGAAAAGCAACTCCAGCAAGGAATTTTCCCAGTCAAGAACGGCAGGAAGGTGTCCTGTGTGAAGAGCAGTCTCcttcttaaaggaaaaaatgtcCCCAGGAGCATTTCTGACAAACAGAGGTCTACCGTGCCTAACCGACAccagttacagacagacagacgatGTCTGTTTGGAAATCGGGTGCCACAGACACCTTCAGATCTCAGCAGTGCAAACCACAGGACAGGagtatcattttccttttctaaaaaagtACACCTAAAATTAGAATCTTCAGCATCAGTTTTCAGTGAGAACACAGAAGAAACCCAGGATTGTAACAAGCCACCCATCTATAAAGCAAAGCAAACTGTACAGAAATGCAAGTGCTGCAGGTTTGCAAATGAGGATCCAACACAGCTCTCAAAGGAAGAAATCACAAACATCTCACCAAGCCATCTGGAAAGTGTTCTACACAAGAGCTTCTCCAAAAGCTCTGAAATTCTGCAGGACAAACGTGAGCCCATTGATAAGACACTGGGAGATTCCACTGGCATGGCCCCTCCCTTCTCTGCATCTAACATTCATCTTTCAGATGTAGAATGTTCTCCTTCCAGCAGAGAAAAGGAAACCAGCAATGCATGGAAGAACACTCCGGAAAACCACCCTGATCCTCCACACCCATCAAATGCTTCCTCCAGCCCACCCAGCATTTATAGGCACATTGATGCCAGGATATTTGACTGTTTGGATGAGTTTTCATCGCTGGAGCCAAGTGACCGAAAGAGTGTCATGCATTTCAATCCCAAATCCAGAATGgagaacagagaaaaatctttggaggaaacagaaagaattagtaaaaatgttcaaaaacttGAACGGGAGGCATGCCCCCATGATGTGACATCCAAACCACTGCCTTTTCTCCATGTACAAAGCAAGGATGGCCACACCACTCTGCAGTGGCCTACAGAACTTCTGTTcttcacaaaaacaaaaccctgtaTTTCTTATGGCTGCAACCccttatattttgattttaagcAGTCTCAGAACACAAAGGATGGCCATGATCGTGATCCAGAGGACTTCACAACAGAATTGGGTAAGGAGGCCTTGGAAATGAAAACTAAAGGAGAGCACCAAGTCTCAGGTTTAATCAAAGACCGACAAAAATTGATCCAAGAAGATAATCAGTCTCGGAAACCAAAGATAATGATAACGAATCCTGGTTGGGAAAATTTCCAGAAAGAATATAATTTGGGATACAATGATTATGAGTCTGGAGAAGGTGAACATCATTTTAGTGCAGGTAACGTGGAACTGAAATATCCTGAAGTGCCTACTCACCTTGATGTGTCTCTGAGAGACTGCACAGGAAACAATCCTAGTGACGATGAAGTCCAGGAACCTCCGAGGACCCCTTGGCAGAGCAGGGGCAAGGTTGTCCTTAATGATGCAAATGAGAACCTGTCTTTTCCTCCCTACATCTCCAGGACGAAAAAGCATAAGCTGATTTCCTGTAGTTCTCATTCAGAGTGTGAGGACAAAAACCATTTCACCTGGAATTCAAGTCCTTTGACTACAGGGGGACACAGTGACCATGGGCAGGGCTTCAGTGTGACTCTCGACAGTAGCCACATCAGTCTGACCAGCAGTGTTTCTGGATGTGGAAACCAAAGTTACACAAGATGCTCCCCCACGTCGTCTCTGAGCGGGCGTGCTAGCCctgcaggtgcatcctgggacagTGTGTCCAACTTGAGAAGTGCTTGTGCAAGTCACGGGACCCATGGTGATGGCAGGGGTAACCTGCTCTACTTTTGCAGAAGAAACCACAGATCAGTTGAAAGACACAAACGGAAACACAGAAAGCACAACGGCCTTTGCTTGTCTGCCGAGATCTCTAAGAGTGCCTGCCTTCAGTCTGAAACAAAGCGAGATGCAAACTGCAAATTGTgggaatcatttaaaaataagaagtacTCAAGACACAGGTGTTATCACTGTAGAGAAAAACATAGAACTGGCAAAATGCCACCGTTTTCAGGGCCCAAATCCCCGAGAATCATCCACTGTGGTTTGAGCTCACAAGTTTCCTATGATGCAGACAGGGAAGAACTACCTAACTGCCAGGGACCTCAACAGAGCAGAGTGGGCTCTTACTCAAGAGGGAAGATCCATCGCTTAAATaaaagcagaagtcaggagcctttgGCCAACCCTCACTTTTGTGATCTGAGAAAAGTCAAGCCCAAGCAGTGTAACTCTGGGAATGCCCACTGCCTTCTAAGGAGCTACTCCATTGGCCCTGCAGAAACTATGGAGTCAAACACGACAGAGGGAGACAGGACCCCCCTGACAGCCCAGAGCCTCTTAGAGAGAATACAAGCCAAGAAGTGTCGGGAGCAGTCAACTCATTTGGAGATCTCTCCTAACAGCTGTATGAATGAATCAGAGGCTCATTCACAAATCTCATGTGCAATTCAACTCCTACCATCAGGTTGTTCCAGACCAGCATTGCCTTTGTCAGAAAAAACACAATGCAACagtaaaagaagaaatgaaaaaggcaGTGCAGTCCAAAGGACTActgaaaagaacaaaatcaaaagtTTGCAGCCCAATAATGTCACTGTTCTAGCAGATAACAGTTGTGACCATCTTTCTAAAGGTCTAATTCACTTAGTAGCAGAGTCTCAGTCACTAAATGGGAGAAAGAACCCGGCAACAAAAGGCCAATCAAAACCCTCAATTAGTGAAGCCCAACCTTTGAGTCAAAGCTGTGACCCACTGCCCAATAATTTCCCTGGTGCTTGTCCAACCAATAGATATACTGGTGTTGGTGATGCAACAGAGACCAAAGAGGACCAAATAAATCTCGACTTACAGGACGTAAGCACGCAGATGCATCACGGAGAGGGGGATATAAACTCTTACCATGACAGAACTATGCAGAAGCATGACAAAGcagaagatggattggaagtgtgtCATaaatctctctccccccctctaaGTCAACAGCCCATAACGTTTTCTCCcgaagaaatagataaatataaGCTCCTCCAGCTGCAAGCCCAGCAGCACATGCAGAAGCAGCTCTGGTCAAAGCATCTTCGAGTTCTGCCTGCCGCAGCGCCCACTGCCTtctccccagcctcagctgtgccAACAGTTCCAGTTCACCAGCACGCCTCGATCACCACCATCCACCACACGTTCCTGCAGCACTTCGCTGTGTCTGCCTCCCTAAGTTCCCACAACAGTCACCTCCCTATCGCTCACCTGCATCCTCTGTCACAGCCACATTTCACTCCTATTTCGTTTTCAACTCTCACTCCCACCATTATCCCTGCACACCCTGCTTTCATAGCCAGCCATCCCCTACATTTAGTCACGGCCGCTCCCTTCCATCCATCTCACATAactctgcagcccctgcccccggcGGCATTCATCCCAACCTTGTTTGGCCCCCACCTAAACCCAGCCACGACGTCTATTATCCACTTGAATCCTGTAATCCAGCCCATGTTCCAAGGTCAAGAACTTTGTCACCATTCCTGCTCCAGTCAGATGCAACAGTTAAATGGCATGAAGGAGGCCTTAAATGTTTCAGCACATTTGAACTAA